The Neomonachus schauinslandi chromosome 11, ASM220157v2, whole genome shotgun sequence genome contains a region encoding:
- the LOC110582070 gene encoding small nuclear ribonucleoprotein E-like, protein MVYCGQGQKVQKVMVKPINLIFRYMQNRSQIQVWLYEQVNMQIEGCIIGFDEYMNFILDDAKEIHSKTKSRKQLGRIMLKGDNITLLQSVSN, encoded by the coding sequence ATGGTGTACTGTGGCCAGGGCCAAAAAGTGCAGAAGGTGATGGTTAAGCCCATCAACCTCATCTTCAGATACATGCAAAATAGATCTCAAATTCAGGTGTGGCTTTATGAGCAAGTGAACATGCAAATAGAGGGCTGTATCATTGGTTTTGATGAGTACATGAACTTCATATTAGATGATGCCAAAGAGATTCATTCTAAaacaaagtcaagaaaacaacTGGGTCGGATCATGCTAAAAGGAGATAATATTACCCTGCTCCAGAGTGTCTCCAACTAG